A genomic window from Nocardioides sp. BP30 includes:
- a CDS encoding helix-turn-helix domain-containing protein, which produces MATRNSAEDGSLGRRLREIRRRANITLRQVADAADVSESFVSQVERGVAHPSMASLTRIAGAIGVNVGSLFVGGDSPTRVIRAGQGRRLVHTEGTHEELMLTPPSAKTLQVIHAAIGPGEGSGEEPYTHAADEECVIILAGELEVWVDGESYTLGTGDSLMLDPKLPHRYQNLGQAPVTSIWVMSPPIF; this is translated from the coding sequence ATGGCCACGCGCAACAGCGCTGAGGACGGATCGCTCGGCAGGCGCCTCCGGGAGATCCGGCGTCGCGCGAACATCACCCTGCGTCAGGTCGCCGATGCGGCCGACGTCTCGGAGAGCTTCGTGTCACAGGTCGAGCGAGGCGTCGCGCATCCGTCGATGGCGTCCCTGACTCGGATCGCCGGCGCGATCGGCGTCAACGTCGGCTCGCTCTTCGTCGGAGGCGACAGCCCGACGCGGGTGATCCGCGCCGGGCAGGGGCGACGTCTGGTGCACACGGAGGGCACGCACGAGGAGCTGATGCTCACGCCGCCCTCGGCGAAGACGCTCCAGGTGATCCATGCCGCGATCGGTCCGGGGGAAGGGTCCGGTGAGGAGCCGTACACCCATGCGGCCGACGAGGAGTGCGTGATCATCCTGGCCGGCGAGCTGGAGGTCTGGGTGGACGGGGAGAGCTACACGCTCGGTACCGGCGACTCGTTGATGCTCGACCCGAAGCTTCCGCACCGCTACCAGAACCTCGGCCAGGCGCCGGTCACCTCGATCTGGGTGATGAGCCCGCCGATCTTCTGA